One Nocardioidaceae bacterium SCSIO 66511 genomic window carries:
- a CDS encoding DNA-binding protein: MTAENAESNRRAQAEMYGEPLGDLIGRCATTLGLTQARVAKLLGISAPMLSQLINAHRIKIGNPTAVHRLQAMYVLAQRVAAGELAAADAVRELESDRSVEGVVTQTSSVTDAGAAIRSVFRAAGTSDEFASAAAVLRPTHPAIASLLDTYGGSHG, translated from the coding sequence ATGACCGCGGAGAATGCGGAGTCCAACCGCCGCGCACAAGCCGAGATGTACGGCGAACCTCTCGGCGACCTGATCGGCCGCTGCGCCACGACGCTCGGGCTGACCCAGGCGAGGGTCGCCAAGCTGCTGGGCATCTCCGCGCCCATGCTCTCCCAGCTGATCAACGCCCACCGGATCAAGATCGGCAATCCGACCGCCGTGCACCGGCTGCAGGCGATGTACGTACTGGCGCAGCGAGTTGCGGCCGGTGAGCTCGCCGCCGCCGATGCGGTGCGCGAGCTGGAGTCCGATCGCTCCGTCGAGGGCGTCGTCACCCAGACGTCGAGCGTCACCGATGCCGGCGCAGCTATCCGTTCGGTTTTCCGTGCAGCCGGAACCAGCGACGAGTTCGCTTCGGCGGCGGCGGTCCTGCGGCCGACGCATCCGGCCATCGCCTCGCTGCTCGATACGTACGGCGGCTCGCATGGGTGA
- a CDS encoding protein kinase has protein sequence MGEVFAGRYEFVEPIGHGGMGTVWIVWDIRDRTHRAAKLLRQADAGSLIRFVREQSVRIDHDHLVTPRGWSGEDDRVLFTMDLVRGGSVHTLLGDHGALPSAWAATLFDQLLLALDAVHGAGLVHRDIKPANLLLEPTGRSHPQLRLGDFGVAVALNEPRLTQAATVLGTPGYRAPEQMAGADPHPAQDIWAAGVVLAEMLSGRRPPVDAEAVPRTPPAGVDPTLWKLACVLADPDPQRRPPSAAEVRGVLATTGFVAADGVAPDAADADIEVLEHIEVPAENRSGPTPDALPVREGAGSVRSTPDLVGSSQSPVPPRPEAQAARPETASSAPADEAEAESGSKAAMLGWLAILVGVALVVAAGWIVIR, from the coding sequence ATGGGTGAGGTGTTCGCCGGTCGCTACGAGTTCGTGGAGCCGATCGGGCACGGCGGCATGGGAACGGTCTGGATCGTGTGGGACATCCGCGACCGGACCCACCGCGCGGCAAAGCTTCTGCGCCAGGCCGACGCGGGTTCGCTGATCCGCTTCGTACGTGAGCAGTCGGTGCGTATCGACCACGATCATCTCGTCACCCCACGCGGCTGGTCCGGCGAGGACGACCGCGTGCTGTTCACCATGGACCTCGTACGCGGGGGCTCGGTGCACACGTTGCTCGGTGATCACGGTGCGCTGCCCTCGGCCTGGGCCGCGACGTTGTTCGACCAGCTGTTGTTGGCGCTTGACGCAGTACACGGTGCCGGGCTCGTTCACCGCGACATCAAGCCCGCGAACCTGCTTCTGGAGCCGACCGGCAGATCGCATCCGCAGCTCCGGCTCGGCGACTTCGGGGTTGCCGTCGCGTTGAACGAGCCGAGGCTCACCCAGGCCGCGACGGTCCTGGGCACGCCGGGCTATCGGGCTCCGGAGCAGATGGCCGGAGCAGATCCGCATCCCGCGCAGGACATCTGGGCCGCCGGGGTCGTGCTCGCCGAGATGCTGAGCGGTCGTCGGCCGCCCGTCGACGCCGAGGCCGTCCCGCGTACGCCGCCGGCCGGGGTCGACCCGACCTTGTGGAAGCTCGCGTGCGTACTGGCCGATCCCGATCCGCAGCGGCGTCCTCCGTCGGCGGCAGAGGTACGCGGCGTACTCGCGACAACGGGGTTCGTCGCAGCCGACGGAGTTGCTCCGGATGCCGCCGATGCCGACATCGAGGTACTCGAGCACATCGAGGTGCCGGCCGAGAACCGTTCCGGGCCGACGCCCGACGCACTGCCAGTACGGGAGGGGGCCGGGTCAGTGCGATCGACTCCGGACCTCGTCGGGTCGAGTCAGTCGCCCGTGCCGCCGCGGCCCGAGGCACAGGCTGCGCGGCCAGAGACGGCGTCGAGTGCGCCGGCGGATGAGGCCGAAGCCGAATCGGGTTCCAAGGCGGCGATGCTGGGTTGGTTGGCGATTCTGGTCGGAGTCGCCCTGGTCGTCGCGGCCGGCTGGATCGTCATCCGCTGA